The Peromyscus eremicus chromosome 2, PerEre_H2_v1, whole genome shotgun sequence genome includes the window AAAGGCAACCCGGTGTTAACAACATCCCTCCCCTTCAGTATATCTTACTCAAGTTCACCCACACTGGCCACCAGTTTGGTTTTCTAGGACAGTGTCTCATATAActtaggttggtcttgaactcactacgGAGCCGAGGCTGTAGGCCATCCGCTCTGCTTATACGCATTTAACACACGTTTATTCAAAGACATTCACTCGCACCCCTCTGCTTTCTTGCCCTCACAGGTCAGGTCTCTAAGCTGTACAAGATGACAGCAACCATAAAAAGAGGCAGCTCCCGCCCTCTGGAGCCACGATAAGCATTACTGGTTGGTTGAGCTTCCTTAGGCCTAGGACTGTCTCTGATTCTGTCGCCTACGTGTAAATCCGGGAAAGCGAGCTTCTGCCGGGGTCGGAGACCACCCTAAGAACCGGAAAGAGCATGCCACGGGGCCGGCCGGCGCGGGAGAAAGGCGGAGGTCCCCCCCGGGCTCGGAGGGCCCCCGAGCAGCGCGGCACACACGGTCGGCGCGGGGGCCGCTCCAGGTGCATCTCGGGAAGGGCCGGCCCGCGCGGCTGGCGGCCTCGGCGCCCTCGCACCCGCTCGCTCGGGACGAGGACGGAGGACCGCCCGTCGGCCGGCCTCCACGAGTCTTCCCTCGGCTCCCGCGGCCCGGGGGTCTTTGTTCCCGGGGCGGCGGCCCGCCCGGGAGCTGTGCGCGGAGCGTCACCCGCACGGCAGGCCGGTGGATGTGCAGGCCGTCTGAGGTAGCGGGAGCCCCGGGCTCGGAGGGCCGGCTCCAGGCGCGGCGCGGCCCGCCCCGTCCCGGCAGCGCCCGCCGGCGGGCGGCTCTCCCGCGCAGGCGGTTCGCGCGGGCTCCGCAGGGCGCGCTGGCGGCGGGGCAGggcagggcggggcggggcgcgcgGCCCGGGCGCGCACGTGGTGCGCACCGTCCTGGCCTCCGGCGGGGCCGCAGAGACCCCGCACTCGTGCGGATGGGGACAGCTCCCGCTTCAGGCCCGAGCGGTGGGCAGCGGCCGGGACACGAGTCTAGGACCAGGAGGGGAGGGCGCGGCGCCAGGCTTTCCCGCGCGGGGTGTGCCGCGGGGCCGCGGGCAGGAGCGGAGCGGCCGGGCGCGGGGACAGGGCGACACGTACCTCATCCAGGGGCCGAGGCGCCTTCCTGTGCGCGGCCGCCCGGGGGTGGGGGCTGGCGACGAGCCGCTCGTCGCCCGGCGGATGGCTCCGGCTCCGCACGTGGCGGGCCGCGCGCTCCGGCGTGTTTACATTCTGCGGCCGCTCCACGTTGTGCCGCCGTCCTCGCTCGCCATTGGCCGGCTCCGCCGCCGTCCTCGCTCGCCATTGGCCGGCTCCTCAGCCACCGCCTGGCTCCGCCCGGAGGGGCGGGCCCTCGGCTCCCGCTCCCCGCGTCGCGGGGAAGACCCTGGTTCCCCGCGGCCTGGGCGGGGCGGCGTCCCTCCCCCGCAATGCCGCGCTGAACGGCCGTCTGACACCCCGAGATCCCAGAGCCACCGTGGGAGGGACAGGGGCGAGCTGGACGGCGTGCGGGAGCCGGTGGGGGGACACCGGCACGGGGAGGAGTCTGCAGGCTGCTGCGGCCGCGGCGCGCGCAGGTGAAGcgccgggcgggcgggcgggcggggcggaGGAGCACGGGCCGCGAGGGCAGCCTGCGGCCACTCGGCGCCCGCCCGCGCGCACTGAGGGCAGGGCGCGGCGCGCGCGGGCGAGCTGGGCGGGCGCgggcgggggaggggaaggcGCCGTCCGAGGTGTCAGTCTGCGGCGCATGCGTGCGGGGCGGTCCGGGCCAGGCCTATATATTGAGTTGGCGCCGGCGCCAGCTGAGCCGAGCTGTAGAGGGTCTGGCGGTGAGGAGGTGCTGACTCCAGGGGGGATGCGGGAGGGAAGGGAACCCAGTCTGGCGGGAGCCGTGGGAGAGGAAAAATGGGGGCGATGAGAACCAGGAGCCTGGGATTAATGGGTTCCCGAGGTCGGTCCCTGTCAGAATCCTTGTCAGGGGGCCAAGGAGAAGCGGGGGATGGAGGGCACCCCTAAGTGAGAGGCCACGGAAAAGCCTCAGTCCACCCTCATTTGGGGAAGGTCTCCCGCGCGAGAGGATGGAGGTGTGGATCGTTTACGGGGGAAGAATTCTTGGACAGAGTTTCCACctttagcccccccccccctttgctcTTCTGGAAATGGGGTCCTGTCGCCCCTGCAAGCGGCACTGCTCGCCGGGTGGggctgggaagaagggaagggagcctGAAGGACGTGACACCAGACTCGGTTCCCTCCACCCACGGCTCCCCGCCACTGCGGCTCTCCAAATTGGCGCGGAACCGGCTTCTCCAGAGCCCGCTCTTGGAGGCTGGTCTAGGCGCCTGGCGGGCCGAGGCCGGGCTGTGCTTTTCCCACCCTGGTTGTTCAGGGAAATGCATGCATGGCCGAAAAAAACTCATCTGAAGGGTGCTGGGGTACTTTGCACATTTCTGAACTCACTTTCTTTTCGAGTGTACTTCATTTGAGGAAATGAAGGCATGTATGTAAAATTACTATGAGATAATTAATGTATTTCAGAAGATATGTTTTTAAAGGCTCAGGCCACCTTCTGGTAACATTAGCTGTTAATTTCTGAATCGGTTTTGATTGGCAATTGGAGAATATGAATGACTATGTTCTTGATTGTGGTTTTTCTTCTCCCCCATTTAGAGATTTCATAGGCCTCAAAGAAGAGAATGTCGAGACGCAGGTAACACTGTTAGTCTTGGAGATGTGTTTCAAAATTATCTGCTGCCTTTGAAATACATGACTTACTAATTAAACTTCCTAAACTTCATCACAGTAGCCGTTTACAAGCTAAGCAGCAGCATGCCCAGCCCAACCAGCCAGACTCTCCACAAGAAGCCCAGATAATTCAGGCCAAGAAGAGAAAAACGGCACAGGTGATTTAAGAAAAacgagggaggaagggaggaagttcCTTGTTGAGAGCTTAATTTACAGTGGTCTTTTCTATTCTCCAGGATGTCAAAAAAAGACAAGAGGAGATCAGCAAGAAGCACCAGTATGAGATTAGGGTAATGCAGAACTGGACTGAGTGGGTTGGGGAAGGACAGGAGTAGAGTTGTGTGTCACTGCCTTACAGTGGAAGATTTCTCTTCTAATGATCTTAGAGGTTAACAGGAAGGAGTTTCATAGATGCCTGAATCCTACAGCTGCAGTGTAGTTGGCCTAGAAGCAGCTGGTTCCTTTCTGTaaatccctccctctccctcttggAGCTGGCTGGTATACCAGGGCCCGCCTATATACCGCTCTTTGTTCACTTTGAGACTGCAGTGGAGGGTCCTAATAGCTACTGAGTTGGCATAAAAAGGATGTGAGATCACTGACAGCCTGGTACCCAGCCTTTTGCTACTTCTGTGTTCACTTGGAGATGGTAATTCTTTTGAAAAGATCCTCTAAGTGACTCCACTTGAttgaatttttaagttttttgcaTTCAAGTTTTCTCAACTATtagaaaacacttttttaaaaaagagctcttaatttttaaaacaagtatCCTTGCTAAAATTTCTAAATTCAGAGAACTGCagctatttcttttaaaattattttacactaCAAATGCATTCGTTATTATTTCAATACTTAATGTCTTATGTAGGAATTGTTATCTAATTTATGAAGACTGGTATGAATTGTATGGCTTTAAAATTAGGTATGAATATCAAATTGGCTATCATTTGAAGATGCAGAACAAAAGCCATGGTTTCTTGATACACTAATaagtttttctgttctgttttgaaaTGACAGAATTGTTGGCCACCTGTCCTGTCTGGAGGAATCAGTCCTTGCATTATCATTGAAACACcccataaagaaatagaaacaagtgACTTCTCTAGGTTTACAAATTAcagatttaaaaatcttttcattaATCCTTCGCCTCTGCCAGACTTAaggtaaaaaatttttttttcagtaatttaaTATCAAAGGTTAAAACAGTAGATTTAAAATAATGCCATGTATTTCTTAATACTTCCCGTACTGAGAAACATGCATCCTACTACACGAGCCATTATTTGCAAGTGTTAGCAAATGATATATTTAAAACCCAGACTCTCTTTCACTTGCTTGTTGAATGCTTCCAAACTTAGCAGAACTGAACTATCTTTTAAATATAGCTTAAATAATTCTCTAATTAAAATGGGAACATTTTTAATGGCATTTTCAATTGACTTCTCCCCACTCATTCCTAACCAAGCTTACTATCGGTTGTGATATGACCAAGAGGTACAGCTTATAGAAAACATCTATGTAGTAACTGACATTTAACTTAAATAGCTCATCCCCACGCCTGCTACTTTGTTCCACCTTAACCTCGTAATAAATGGTACTGCTACATAAGTGATGCTGCTGGCATACTTTGAAGTGTTGGGACTTCATTATCATTGtgatcatatattttaaatatttttctagtttgcttttaAGAATTTCCTTAAACCATAACTTTTATCAATTCTAAGAAAGGGCTGAGTATACAGAATTCCTGAAATTTACCAGTAAAGCAGAAATCTTTTGAGTTTACTCCAAGAGCTACTTTTTTGAATTTGTAATTGGAAGTTGAAGTGGGATGTGTGAATGAAACACGGAGTTGTGCTATTGTAAACAGAACTTTTATAGAtgacaaaatataaattattcCTCTCCTTGCCATGTAGCTGGGGATGTTCACAGGAGGTTTGGCAAAACATGCTACAAAAGGAGAACAGATATGTACATGACAAACATTTTGAAGTTCTTCATTCTGACCTGGAACCACAGATGAGGTCAATACTTTTAGACTGGCTTTTGGAGGTATGTTctaaaaatagaaatttctttTGTGTCTACAATGGAAAAATGTTTAGATGGGTATGTGCTTTCCATGTGACTTCAGGGTATGCTGTCCATGACTAGAAAACTACCTTTGTGAGGCACAAACTGTAGTTTGTGGCACCTAAAGTAGAATATGACTTGATTTTTCCCTTGTACTGCTGGagtttgaacctagggccttgtgtgtGTTAGGCCAGCACTGAGCTACAACTCCAGACCAAACCAACTTTTTTAAGAGTAAAATCAGGAGCTGGtggtatagctcaatggtagtgTGTCCTCAGTACCAAAGCAGAGAGTAAAATCCTACGAACACATCTCCTATGATACAAcccaaaacaaaatcagaaatcccTGACATGCAAGGTTTGGTTCTACTTGAGGGTACTGAAGGTGAATAGAATGTATAGTTAGTTGACTAGGTTTTGAATACAAGCAAAGAACCAGCTTAGGCTTCCAAGCCCTTAGACATCCTTTTTCTGCATTATCAAAGCCAAATCATGAATTTTGATTTTATACCATAAACCCTCTAAATCCCATTTAGCTTCCTTTATAATATACTGCTGTCCCTTTCAGAAGTACACTACTTCTGGGTGTTGTGGCGTATGCCTGCAATCCACAAAGGAATGTTGGGACTTTACACCCAACCTGGGCTAATAGAAAGTGCAGATCAGAGGATTACATACTGAAACCTtgcctaaaaaataaataaataattttaaagaatatatctgtgcatatacacacacacaaacacacacacatcatcatatCATCAATTTAAGGAGTATCCAGTGAGCCTGAAATCTATAGATCTAcgcaaacatttttttcttattttggtcCATTCCCTTTCTCTGGATTATTGTAAATCCCTCAAATTATTGCTGAGGAAACAATTACTTGATgttaaactgatttttttttttttttttttttttggattttcgatacagggtttctctgtgtagctttggtgcctctcctggaactcactctgtagcccaggctggccttaaactcacagagatcccctggctctgccacccgagtgctgggattaaaggtgtgctccactactGCCCGGCTAAACTGATTTCTTACAACCCTGGATATTTGCTGTGTAGTCTGACAGGAGATGATGGATTGTGGCAGGAGGATTTACAAGTTTTACAAAAGCCAGTACAGGTTATAATgatattatctcaaaataaagtaaGGGGCAGGTGGGGTATATGAAGCTTAGTGGTGAAATGCTTGCCTAacacacagtaaaaccctgtgtTTAATCCCTAACATTGGGGGAAAGGTGTATATTCATTCTAAGGGAGGAAGACTGGGTGGACCTTTCGGTAGATCTCAGAAATGTTTCCAAGACTATAAGAGGAAGTTGTGTTATCAGGTCCTTAAAGATTATccattggccgggcggtggtggcacatacctttaatcccagcactcaggaggcagaggtaagcggagtgagttcgaggccagcctggtctacaaagcgagatccaggaaaggcgcaaagcaagaATGTTGTTGGGTTTGCCCTTTTTCATTGGAGGATCTGAAAATTGAACATCATGTCTATTTCTGAATATCTAGTGATAATAGCATCAATGCATCAGAATTATGTTAACTAAAAGTTTTTACTTTGTATGATGACAAACTTATTTTCAATCTGAATGTAAAAATAAGTTCACTGAttgaaaaatcttaaaatgtcAACACATGGAAAAGATGTCTTTGAAATACAACATCTATTCCTGATGTtaagatttttaattatgtgtaaattGAGTGCAGGTATccagatcagaagagggcatcagatctcctggcaCTGAGGTTATAAGCAGTGATGAGATGCCTAGATTCTGGTGCTAGGAACCAGTACAAGCTCTTTGCTACTGAACCATTCACCAGGTGTCTGATTTTAAAACAGTATAAGATAGGAACAGAATAGTTCTTTGATGTACTCAGTGTTTGTTTTAAACTCATCTATTACTgttcctgttttctcatttcCAAAAAGGAGATAATGGCACCCAATTCATGGAGTAAGTTTGAAAGTTAGAAACTTTCCTTTAAGTATGGGAATGGCAATATTATTAACAATAGTGAAAATGAGGGTAATGCTTATTAAATCAAAAACATGGAAAGATTTTTATATTAGTCTGCAATAGATATGAAAGTGAAAAACTGTAAAACTAAGGATAATAGGCTCACTATCAGTACATGCTAGTCCTTCCTTTATGTTAATATTAGCATCCTAAAGAAGTTTAGCCTTGGTATAATAAAGATAACTTTGTAATTTGGATAAATTCTAAAGgtgatatttgaatatttggttcttCAGGTATGTGAAGTATACACACTTCATAGGGAGACATTTTACCTTGCCCAAGACTTTTTTGACAGATATATGTTGACacaaaaagatataaataaaaatatgcttcAACTCATTGGGATTACCACATTGTTCATTGCTTCTAAACTTGAGGTAAGTTCTTAAATTTCATCCAGATAAATTTACTGTAAACCtagtttttaaatgaacatattaATCTCAGGATACTAACATTTTCTGTATTAAATCTTTAGGGAATAggaattgttttattatatagtGGAAGAAGAAATTATCATAGGTCTTTATTTTAGTCTCTAGCTTACATAGTTTATCTATATTAGTCTCTAGtttagatgctgggaattgtatGGCTCATTTCACCAGATAAACTAATGGTGTTGTTACATAATTATATAGCACATGGATTCAAAAGAATGGTCTTTAAACACTAAACAatcaaatgaaagaaatgttGTGTTATGTTGGTTAAGGATAATGGTCTGTCAAACCTACTTTTTCCTGTCTAGTGTTGGTTGGTTTCACGTTAGAAGAAAACTATTGCTTCAaactttcaaaaatatataatcaCCTATTACTTTTTAACACACTGTTGACTGTTACCAATATTCTTTGAGGCTGGTACCATTTTGAGGGATTATGAGCACATTAATATCCCAAAGTATGTTTTTCTCTTCCAGTGTGCCATCTGAGCTGTTTAAGTTATCTCCCAGTTCTACAGCATACAGCACATCAGTTTGTAGAGTCAGCCTGTCCTCTTGTTTCAAGCATCTTTGTGTATTGAAATCATGTGCCAGCTTTATCTAACCCTCTGATAATTTCTAATTCTTGGGACTTTTAAGACAAATTTGCCATCAGCCAAAACAcaatcctctcctcctcctctgcttatACTGGGATTGaagcccagggccttgcccaTCCTAGGTCAGCACTTTGAGAGAGGGGTCTAACaatgtagtcctagctggcctgtaacttactatatagaccccaaagagatttgcctgccttacctcttgactgctgggattaaaaaaatgtgtgttgcTACACctggccttgttttgttttttaaagtataggTGTAACCAAAGCAAGCATAAGCCCAGTATTTTTTGATAATTAATACTTTCATACTAAGTTAATGTGTTTGGTTTCTAGaccttatttttgcttttttgagtggcccaagctagctttgaactcagtcTGCAGCTGGTAGATGACTTCGATCTTCCTGCCCCCACTTCCCAAGGAACAGGATTTACAGGTCTATATGCAGTGCCAGGATTTCCTACACGTTAGGCAAGTGCTCAACCAAATGAGCCACACTGGAACTTATTTGTAGAGTGTCTTGTTCTGGTCTGACCACCAGACTAGACAGTATTTAAAAGGTTGTTAATTGTTTCTTAATTGAAATAACAGATTAAGATACGCATTGTTAGATACAAAGTCAACTCtagaaaaataaacttgaaaatcAGTACAGTAGCTAGCCACAGAAAGAAAATCTTACACAGTTTTGATTTATAATCACTTTGTGAAGCTGTCCTTAAAACTGAAGCATACATATAGTCTGTatgtaattctttttgtttttgtttaaaatgcttaataaaaatgttctaaattaAAGGAAATCTACGCTCCCAAACTCCAAGAGTTTGCTTATGTCACTGATGGTGCTTGCAGTGAAGTAGATATCTTAAAGATGGAACTCAATATATTAAAGGTAATAATAATGCACTTTCTTAGTTGCAACTTTTTAATATAATAGTTATGAGTGAACTTCTGATACAACAAATAGCCAACTCAGTAAGTTAAAGGCATTTCACTGCCAGGGAGGCATGACAACATTTTGATTCCTGGGGGACATACATagtgtaagttgtcctctgacctccatatgcaagTCACAGCATGTACCTACACccgaaataaatataattttgaacaaatttttaaaaagccaaaattgATGTTTTAGTCTGAGCATAGAAAAGGTTAAAAGGTTAATGCAGTAAAATATTGATATTGATTGATGGTTGGTAAGGACATTTACTTAACCTCTAAACTCTACTATGTacataatgtaatatatatgtagttATTAATgggcattttaaaattttgttgacAGGCATTAAAATGGGAACTTTGTCCTGTAACAGTCATTTCCTGGTTGAATGTTTTTCTCCAAGTTGATGCTGTTAAAGATGTTCCCAAGGTTCTTCTACCTCAATATTCTCAGGAGACGTTCATCCAGATAGCACAGGTACTGACCCTGTTACTGAACATAGCTAATGTTATTGTTGATTACAGAtttgtttcatacacacacacacacacacacacacacacacacacacacgtaagtccTGGACTATACAACAAAATGGCATATTGAGTTAAATCTTAGTTGACAAAGTAACTTTTGACCCATAAAATTCTGTCCCTAGTATTTACATTGCTTCATAACTTAGAGAAGAAAACTTTAAACTTTTATGGGTATTCCCATTCTTTTAGGGTTTGGGATTAGAGTAAAATacctttttaatataaaatggagaaaaatgttTTCAGCTAGTTCTCttaaaggttttgttgttgttggtttggcaaggtttttttttttttttttggtgtggtggtggggttctgagacagggtctcactatgtagctctgagtgtcctggaactcactatgtagactaggcttgcctcaaactcacagagatccacctgtcgctgcctcccaagtgctggattaaaggtggaaTATAACCACTATGCCCAACCTGCTGTTACTTAATTCTAATTAAACTTTCCTAGACCAGCATATAACATATTCTAACAAAGTAACTACAGAGGTTGAGAATCCCATTCTTTGCATATAAGTAAGACTTGAAGGGTGCAATTCTACCATATATAAATGTGAAGAAAATCTTCAATTTTATTCTATGTAGGATGTGAAATTGGAATTTAGGGATGAGTGTTAAGTCATTTGGGTTAGACCTTGTGTTTTAAAATCTGTTAGccaacaaaaatgtaaaatgtttctAGTATATACTGTTGAATATCCCTATTCCAAAACTTTGAAAATACTCTAAAATTAGAATTTTTGAATGTGAAACATTCCACACGACTTCAGTAATTGGTCAAAAAGAACAGGCACActaaaaatattctataaaatcaaatacatatatatgtatataaggtaTATGTAAGTGAATCAAGTTTTGACATGAATCTCAACTCCCAGGGGATCTTATACATGCAAATATTGGGAAATCCAAAAACGTCCAGATTCCAAAACACTTATCTCATACATTACTCAAAGAATATTCAATCTGGTAGTATTTCACTTCCAACTCCTCCAGTTTATACCACTTACTTGTTTTACTCACTGAACAGGAATCGCCTTAACCCCCTGAAAATCTAGCTAGCCTTCACACCGTGCCAGCTGCTCCTTTACCAGTTGTATCTAGTTGCTGCTAAGACTGCTGTGTTCTAGTTTGTCTTTTATACCACTTACTTGTTTTACTCACTGAACAGGAATCGTCTTAACCCCCTGAAAATCTAGCTAGCCTTCACACCGTTCCAGCTGCTCCTTTACCAGTTGTATCTAGTTGCTGCTAAGACTGCTGTGTTCTAGTTTGTCTGCCGTGCCCTTTTTAAAGTATAACTTTCCTGGATTTAGAATCTTAACAGTAGTTTCAATAAGCTTCAGTGGTAGCGCTCTAACTTCTAAAGGGCCTTTATTTATAACTTAACTAGGTTACCTCTACTTTCTTTGCCTTCAACTGCTCACCTTGGCTAAGGAAGGAAGGTATTCCTTGCTTATTTCATAATTAAGTAGTATTACCTTTGGTAATGTTCTTGTATCTCAAACATTCTATGCCCACCGATCTTCCTGCCTAGCTTATCTAATTTAGAAGCCTTCACTGGCTTTTTCCAATCTAGATGAAGTGCATACCCTGCTAATACATTATCACTGTGTTCCTACAATCCTGTCTTgttttttcctcccttccctgcaATACTGAAACTAGGTGGTGGTTATTTGTCTTAGAGTTAGCAGTGATGGTATATGTTCTATAGAGTAAGGACATACtcatctttcttttaaattacttACACTTTTGCTTTTTCCTTGTTAGCTTTTAGATCTGTGCATCTTAGCCATTGACTCATTAGAATTCCAATACAGAATTCTGGCAGCTGCAGCCTTATGCCATTTTACCTCCATTGAAGTGGTTAAGAAAGCCTCAGGTATGACTATTTTGTTCACTTTCAATGGTACTTGGGAACTTATCAAGCACACAATTTAATAATTTACCTTATCAAGCACACAATTTAATAATttactcactttttttttgttagaaaTACTTTACAGCCCTTAGTGTATCAAATTCATTTGAAGCAAATAAGCACAGTTCTACCTTGTATGAATATGTACTGGTTAAAAAGCTGAAGAGGGCCTAAAAAGatgtctcaatggttaagagcacatactgctcttggagaagacCCAGTTTGGTTCCTAGCCCCCATAGCAAATGgcacacaaccacctgtaactacaggtccagggcatctgatacgctcttctgatctctgtggacaCTTGTGTACAGACTTACATAATCATAAACCTAAAAAGAAAAGAGTCAGATGGGAGGCATaaacctgtaacctcagcacttggggggctgaACCAGGAGGacagccaacctgggctacagaatgagcttCCAGAAAGCTAAATTCTTTCAGCTTTAAGGTCATATAAAGTTTGATAAATGTGTAATCatttcttttgagtttttaaatGACTTGGAAGTAGAGCAAAGTACATTGGGCAGATTGGGTAGTTTCTGTTGTATAACTTTAACAtcttactaatttttttaattcaggtTTGGAATGGGATGACATTTCAGAATGTGTAGACTGGATGGTGCCTTTTGTCAGTGTAGTAAAAAGTGTAAGTCCAGTGAAGCTGAAGACTTTTAAGAAGATACCCATGGAAGACAGACACAATATccagacacacacaaattattTGGCTTTGCTGgtatggtttttggttttgggggtttgtttgtttttcttttaatttaagatcttttcactgatttttaaaatcttgCTATCTAGTTAAGTCCTAGAACTGATAGAGAGGATACTGTGTGTTACTACTTTAGACAGTTATGTAAGATGATAAAGGGAAAGTAATAGTCATgctgattttaaaatgtaaaggagATTAAAAACACTAAGGCAGacttggtggcacaggcctataatcttagcaatggggaggctgaggcaggaggatcatgagttcatgggccacatagtaagactgtcttaAGAAAAATATTACTCAAAATCAAGACCAGCAGTCCAGATAAgaaattaaaacatgtttttgcttgttttgagatagggccttacTGGAatatgctatgtagaccaggctggcctcaaattcataaagctgcctcctgagtgataggattaaacaACTGGCCTAAGATAGAGACTCTTAAATAGACTTGGATGTCTCAAACAAGTAGATAGATATGTGGTTTCACCttactatgtatttgttttatcttaGCTGTTAATTATTGCATTATTCCTTCATGTGTACAGAATGAAGTAAACTATGTGAACACCTTCAGAAAAGGAGGGCAGCTGTCACCCGTGTGTAATGGCGGCATTATGACACCCCCGAAGAGTACTGAAAAACCACCAGTAAAGCACTGAAGTTAACAACACATTGGAATTGAGCAGATACTGGATAGAGTTCATACAAATGAGTAAGTTTTACATAAAGTAGTGCTATGGCTGTCCTTGCCCGCTGAGGAGTTACACTgccattcttttctttaaaaactacatCAGTTTGGCACTAAATGCCTaggatgcatgaagccctgggttcaatccccagcactacaaaagaacaaaacaaaaaaacttcaaaaaaagaTTGGCACTAAAGAAATTTCCTCTAgctgtttaaaagaaaagaggactTGTTTACAGAGGTGGCTTCACTCCCAAGGACAGTGGATAGAAGCCAGCAACAATTTATGCTGTAGcagttgtttgtttctgtgttcctTTAAGTTCCTGTGTTACTGTGTTTCTCTTGATAAACTAGGAATTTTATCATTGGAATATGGACAAAACTAGTGCTACTTAAAAGATGTATTAGCTGACACAGAACTTTGAATCTAGATTTTAGATTCTTAAATTCCTATACTCTTGAATGGTgcaatttcttttgaaaatgaaatttaaac containing:
- the Ccne2 gene encoding G1/S-specific cyclin-E2 isoform X2 encodes the protein MSRRSRLQAKQQHAQPNQPDSPQEAQIIQAKKRKTAQDVKKRQEEISKKHQYEIRNCWPPVLSGGISPCIIIETPHKEIETSDFSRFTNYRFKNLFINPSPLPDLSWGCSQEVWQNMLQKENRYVHDKHFEVLHSDLEPQMRSILLDWLLEVCEVYTLHRETFYLAQDFFDRYMLTQKDINKNMLQLIGITTLFIASKLEEIYAPKLQEFAYVTDGACSEVDILKMELNILKALKWELCPVTVISWLNVFLQVDAVKDVPKVLLPQYSQETFIQIAQLLDLCILAIDSLEFQYRILAAAALCHFTSIEVVKKASGLEWDDISECVDWMVPFVSVVKSVSPVKLKTFKKIPMEDRHNIQTHTNYLALLNEVNYVNTFRKGGQLSPVCNGGIMTPPKSTEKPPVKH
- the Ccne2 gene encoding G1/S-specific cyclin-E2 isoform X1, which translates into the protein MSRRSSRLQAKQQHAQPNQPDSPQEAQIIQAKKRKTAQDVKKRQEEISKKHQYEIRNCWPPVLSGGISPCIIIETPHKEIETSDFSRFTNYRFKNLFINPSPLPDLSWGCSQEVWQNMLQKENRYVHDKHFEVLHSDLEPQMRSILLDWLLEVCEVYTLHRETFYLAQDFFDRYMLTQKDINKNMLQLIGITTLFIASKLEEIYAPKLQEFAYVTDGACSEVDILKMELNILKALKWELCPVTVISWLNVFLQVDAVKDVPKVLLPQYSQETFIQIAQLLDLCILAIDSLEFQYRILAAAALCHFTSIEVVKKASGLEWDDISECVDWMVPFVSVVKSVSPVKLKTFKKIPMEDRHNIQTHTNYLALLNEVNYVNTFRKGGQLSPVCNGGIMTPPKSTEKPPVKH